From a single Larimichthys crocea isolate SSNF chromosome XIII, L_crocea_2.0, whole genome shotgun sequence genomic region:
- the si:dkeyp-69b9.6 gene encoding hornerin isoform X1 has protein sequence MFQFGKYNLDIIEMLSGHQAHQFKGLGLDRQLQHQQQVQLHQHQLQQQQQQQAESSGALLSGLGLGPLQGSRGNAFSDSASIFAKMSAPPPPPLQQQPSSSQSSRSKSSKMSSSSSSHSSGYPQFLRSFHPSEAALAQEQLHPGVGRFEHFAGGSSSSGSAGGLGGLVASAPPPPPPLHPGLSVPQASSGPSSSSPSPSTSVATSNNPPSSSAVSSLGHQLVGAQSDARSLHQQFSCMLAANQYFLSGVPANASLEQFLVQQGTHNHLGIGLSQTGGEPSTSLAPPPALHSTHSHGHSTPQSQQGPQQPPQQQQLPPHTLSHPHSHSHPHHPLHPGSQPPSLGGFDFQGIPVLSSNQIASLMQQEAGLPLPLPLHLSLSKDDGKGESSGGGSSSSGTSSSRRKKAMAGYLPQRKSESASNGSSNHGHGSHSGNPSTTSNGGGLSHGQPPALIGSGVGMSNMGGDPSSLLASSSSSSSVVSSSSSSAPSSTAASVLVTNDSHLSKSDNPSSLQPNPSESDTEPIYSCGDCGKSFPHLSSLRRHMRMHEPTTAGTSNTSGTGPNPVHIKTQSDPSLPHSTQETPQPSTNSCPSPDKIFHCPDCGKGFKKKGHLLQHGVIHSSARPYGCSTCSRAFNRRESLTRHEKIHEEKPFRCPACGRAFRESTSLLNHAASGTCGKPGRGPKQRGGKTGTDGEDRVGEGGGGGNGGGGTYQSNRGVIYGKTEEEDGVIIVGEGEPKSGLGCDGLFQSGRGGNSNDRDRTDGKYPTDYSRNRYTGYHDDHRSQGNPSPCYSGASPCGSGMAGPALRKAPLAPTLHPHSQSHSQHHHPQQQPHLPLSSLLDDSEDDVTSSVNNAISAITAASNSGNRGDDRGDIIGGLLGGLGLGPLGSPSSTSGMDKNFRGVGSQEAMSSNPQNPTAKPKRPRKPRAKKDPAPGGQPPKRRQYTPRMGPSGLPRTHLCSVCGKGFARRETLRRHDRIHTGEKPHHCTVCGKYFREAFHLSKHQTVHSGAKNYKCSICGKEFGYSQSLRRHSKLHQKGELEEVPTTPAAENLNSFNPNPQCSVAQDRSQNQAPSTSSYYYSQDVKPQDTNPQPPPPPQPQPPPPPRLYTCAICWKSFRHHFHLTAHHQTVHEGGGEKLFCCEVCGKAFAYSNSLTRHRQSQHGMTRAEPSNPQEGSTGSGDNRGGSDVNQSASESEAATNALLQMAPSSEGHGGQSLSVVTHSHQQAPPQPPAGYSPLFYDAAHSSASTAPSYSQPLPPNSTIMAPQHPHSPAGVKGEHIYPAGSRSRTLHTTAPFQPLTELPSTEHHHLHHHHHHSHHHPHHQPGTQPHQHLDCSIQLSHDDMRRHKKKKKKSNRRDWRENKWESQDLVRFDGSKRKRKISCTIRGQLNKKQGSLRLTIRRGGGSGGGGYKLVNTGGMKVQILSSLKVPVKRFGCPICPNSVFSRKAGLLVHMAVKHPQKASTTQERLRCSVCGKQSHRPLAAFIHRASHRAKGTFSCRRCSTRFWNATLLHRHKVSCRRRAKGLQRGDANRLKLSKRPGERQTQEGQEEMPYLQGPYRY, from the coding sequence ATGTTCCAATTTGGAAAATACAATCTGGACATTATAGAGATGTTAAGTGGGCACCAGGCCCACCAGTTTAAAGGCCTTGGTTTAGATCGACAACTACAGCATCAACAGCAAGTGCAACTTCACCAGCATcaactccagcagcagcagcagcagcaggctgagtCTTCTGGAGCTCTTCTGTCTGGACTTGGCTTGGGCCCCCTGCAGGGGTCTAGAGGTAACGCCTTTTCTGATTCTGCCTCCATTTTTGCCAAGATGAGtgcccctcctcccccaccttTACAACAACAGCCTTCCTCGTCTCAGAGCTCTCGTTCAAAGTCAAGCaagatgagcagcagcagctcaagCCATTCTTCAGGCTACCCACAGTTCCTGCGCTCTTTCCACCCGTCTGAGGCAGCACTAGCACAGGAGCAGTTACATCCAGGTGTAGGCCGCTTTGAGCACTTTGCTGGGGGAAGTAGCAGTAGTGGGAGTGCTGGGGGATTAGGAGGATTAGTAGCATCAgcacctccaccccctcctcctctgcatcccGGCCTCTCTGTCCCCCAAGCATCATCTggtccctcctcttcctctccttccccttcaACCTCTGTGGCCACCTCTAATAATCCTCCTAGCAGCAGTGCAGTCAGCTCATTGGGGCACCAGTTGGTTGGGGCCCAGTCTGATGCACGAAGTCTTCACCAACAGTTTAGTTGCATGTTAGCCGCTAATCAGTATTTTCTTTCTGGCGTGCCTGCTAATGCTAGTTTAGAGCAATTTCTAGTTCAACAGGGAACCCATAACCACTTAGGAATTGGTTTAAGTCAGACTGGTGGGGAGCCTAGTACTAGTCTTGCTCCGCCTCCTGCTTTGCACTCTACTCACTCACATGGCCACTCCACTCCCCAGTCACAGCAGGGTCCACAGCAGCCTCCCCAGCAGCAACAGCTTCCACCTCACACCCTTTCCCATCCTCACTCTCATTCTCATCCTCACCACCCGCTCCACCCAGGCTCCCAACCCCCATCACTGGGTGGCTTTGACTTCCAGGGTATCCCTGTACTCTCATCAAACCAGATAGCTTCTTTAATGCAGCAGGAAGCAGGTTTGCCCCTCCCCTTGCCACTTCATTTATCTTTATCTAAAGATGATGGTAAAGGAGAAAGCAGTGGAGGTggaagtagtagtagtggtacTAGTAGCAGTAGGAGGAAGAAAGCTATGGCCGGCTATTTGCCTCAGAGAAAATCTGAGAGTGCTAGTAATGGCAGCAGCAACCATGGCCACGGTAGCCACAGTGGTAATCCTAGCACTACTAGTAATGGTGGAGGGCTTAGTCATGGTCAGCCCCCAGCTTTAATTGGGAGTGGGGTTGGTATGTCAAATATGGGTGGAGACCCATCATCCCTTCTTgcctcatcatcttcatcctcatctgtagtttcttcctcctcctcctctgctccctcctccaCTGCTGCCTCAGTACTGGTAACTAACGATTCTCACCTTTCTAAATCTGATAACCCGAGCTCATTGCAACCCAACCCCTCAGAGTCTGATACAGAGCCCATTTATAGCTGTGGAGATTGTGGCAAAAGCTTCCCTCACCTTTCAAGCCTTCGCAGGCATATGCGCATGCATGAGCCAACCACAGCAGGCACTAGCAATACTAGCGGTACTGGCCCAAACCCTgttcatattaaaacacagtCTGACCCGAGCCTCCCCCATTCGACCCAAGAAACTCCCCAGCCCTCAACCAATTCTTGTCCTAGCCcagacaaaatatttcattGCCCTGATTGTGGCAAAGGCTTTAAGAAAAAAGGGCACCTCCTGCAACATGGTGTTATACACTCTTCAGCCCGCCCATATGGCTGCTCCACCTGCTCTCGGGCTTTTAATCGTAGAGAGTCACTGACACGCCATGAGAAGATACATGAGGAAAAGCCATTCCGATGTCCCGCCTGTGGTCGTGCCTTCCGTGAGAGCACCTCTCTACTCAACCATGCTGCCTCAGGCACCTGCGGCAAGCCAGGTAGGGGACCCAAACAAAGGGGCGGCAAGACAGGAACTGATGGTGAGGACAGAGTCGGGgaagggggtggaggaggtaaCGGAGGAGGGGGAACTTATCAGAGCAATAGAGGGGTTATTTATGGGAAAACTGAGGAAGAAGATGGTGTAATCATTGTGGGGGAAGGAGAACCAAAATCAGGTTTAGGATGTGATGGTCTGTTTCAGTCTGGAAGGGGAGGGAATTCAAATGACAGGGACAGAACAGATGGTAAATACCCCACTGACTACTCTCGGAATCGTTACACAGGCTACCATGATGACCACCGTTCTCAAGGTAATCCATCTCCATGCTACTCTGGTGCCTCCCCCTGTGGAAGTGGGATGGCGGGCCCAGCTCTGAGAAAGGCACCCCTGGCCCCAACACTGCATCCACACTCACAGAGCCACAGCCAGCACCACCATCCGCAGCAACAGCCTCACCTGCCCCTTTCTTCTCTACTGGATGACTCAGAGGATGATGTCACTAGCTCTGTCAATAATGCAATCTCTGCAATAACAGCAGCTAGTAACAGTGGAAATAGAGGGGATGATAGGGGAGACATCATAGGAGGTCTACTAGGTGGTCTTGGTTTAGGTCCTCTGGGCTCACCCTCATCAACATCTGGTATGGATAAGAATTTCAGAGGTGTTGGGAGCCAAGAGGCTATGAGCAGCAACCCACAGAATCCTACTGCCAAACCAAAACGCCCCCGCAAACCTAGAGCTAAGAAAGATCCTGCACCTGGTGGACAGCCCCCCAAACGTAGGCAATACACCCCCAGAATGGGTCCCAGTGGGCTCCCACGCACTCACCTCTGCAGTGTCTGCGGTAAGGGATTTGCACGTCGCGAGACCCTACGCAGACATGACCGCATCCATACAGGAGAAAAGCCCCATCACTGCACTGTTTGTGGAAAGTATTTTAGAGAGGCTTTTCACCTGAGCAAGCATCAAACAGTCCACTCTGGGGCAAAGAATTACAAATGCAGCATCTGTGGGAAAGAGTTTGGTTACTCCCAGAGCCTTAGGAGGCACAGCAAACTCCACCAGAAAGGGGAGCTGGAAGAGGTGCCCACAACACCAGCTGCGGAGAACCTCAACAGCTTTAACCCAAACCCTCAATGTAGCGTGGCCCAAGACAGGAGCCAGAACCAAGCACCAAGCACCTCCTCCTATTACTACTCTCAAGACGTCAAGCCTCAAGACACCAACCCCCAgcctccacccccaccccaaccacagcccccacctccaccacgaCTGTACACCTGTGCTATATGTTGGAAGTCTTTCCGCCATCACTTCCACCTGACCGCCCATCACCAAACGGTTCATGAAGGTGGCGGTGAAAAGCTCTTCTGCTGTGAGGTATGTGGGAAAGCATTTGCCTACTCTAATAGCCTCACTCGACATAGGCAATCACAGCATGGAATGACCCGCGCCGAGCCGTCTAACCCACAAGAAGGCAGCACCGGGTCTGGAGACAACAGAGGTGGGAGTGATGTCAATCAGTCAGCTTCAGAGAGTGAGGCTGCCACCAATGCCCTGCTGCAGATGGCTCCTTCTTCAGAAGGCCATGGAGGGCAGAGTCTAAGTGTCGTCACTCATAGCCACCAACAGGCACCCCCGCAACCACCAGCTGGTTACTCTCCCCTCTTTTATGATGCAGCCCATTCTTCAGCCTCTACTGCTCCATCTTACTCGCAGCCTCTGCCTCCAAATTCTACAATCATGGCCCCCCAGCACCCGCATTCCCCAGCCGGGGTGAAAGGAGAGCACATATATCCAGCTGGATCCCGTAGCCGTACACTTCACACCACAGCCCCGTTCCAGCCCCTCACGGAACTGCCCTCCACCGAACATCAtcatctgcatcatcatcatcatcactcccaccatcatcctcatcatcagccAGGTACCCAGCCCCACCAACACCTTGACTGCAGCATCCAGTTATCACACGATGACATGAGAcgacacaagaagaaaaaaaaaaagtccaacagGAGAGATTGGAGGGAAAATAAATGGGAATCCCAAGATTTAGTCAGATTTGATGGAAgcaaaaggaagagaaagataaGTTGTACAATAAGAGGGcagctgaataaaaaacaagGCTCTCTTCGTTTGACAATTAGGCGAGGAGGAGGATCAGGTGGTGGTGGGTATAAGCTTGTCAACACTGGGGGAATGAAGGTGCAGATCCTTTCGTCTCTCAAAGTCCCTGTGAAACGTTTTGGCTGTCCTATATGCCCCAATTCTGTGTTTTCCCGTAAAGCGGGGCTGCTAGTCCACATGGCAGTAAAACACCCACAAAAAGCCTCGACCACTCAGGAGCGACTAAGGTGCAGCGTATGTGGGAAGCAGTCTCACAGGCCTTTGGCAGCCTTCATCCATCGGGCCTCCCATCGTGCCAAAGGGACTTTCTCCTGCCGACGCTGCTCCACTCGCTTCTGGAATGCAACACTTCTACACAGGCACAAAGTGTCCTGCCGCCGCAGGGCTAAAGGACTGCAGCGAGGAGATGCTAACAGGCTGAAGCTTTCAAAGAGACCGGGAGAGAGACAGACCCAAGAGGGTCAGGAGGAGATGCCATACCTACAGGGACCATACAGATACTAA